A stretch of DNA from Bacteroidota bacterium:
TTCTAACTTCAATAAAAACAAAGATGCCTTACAAGGAGCAGCTCCAATTTTGGCAAATATGTCGCTGAGTTATGCTAAAAAGTGGAACGAGCAAAAAAATACTGCAAACATATCTATAATCTATAATTATATATCAGATAGAATTTACTCACTAGGGCACACATCTATGGGTAATCAAGTTGATAAGGCTGTTAATACAGTGGACTTTGTAGTAAAAACCGGTTTTGATAAAGTAGGAGTTTCGTTTAAGGCACAAAATCTTTTAAATCCTTCTATCGATAGAGTTCAAGTAAACGAAACAAGCAATGTACTTGTTAATTCATATAAACGCGGAAGAAAAATTAATATTTCAATAACATATAAATTTTAACTTAACAATTCTTTTAAAAATGAAAACAATTAACAAATCTTTATTACTTATTCTAGTTGCAGCTGTATTTATGTTTAGCTGTGAAAAAGAAGACACACCTGATAACAATAATAATGTTATCGAAGGAAATCAATTAGGCAGTGTTACTTTAACAGAGTCGGCTACTTTAGATGCAGCCACTGCATACCAATTAAACGGGGTACTTACAGTACAAGAAGGCGCTGTTTTAACTATCCCGGCAGGAACTGTAATTACTGCAGAGGGAGGAACAACTTCGTATGTAATGATAGAGCAAGGAGCTCAAATTTTGGCAGAAGGTACTGCTACAAACCCTATTGTTTTTACTTCAACAGTAAAAGAACCGGCTAGCTGGGGAGGATTAGTTATTTGTGGGTACGCTCCAACAAATAAACCGGGAACTTCAGAAGTAGGAAATAAGCCTTATGGTGGAGATGATGCTGACGACAATTCAGGAGTATTAAAATATGTAAGAGTTGAATACTCCGGATACAACTTTACCGATGAAAAACAGTTTAACGGAGTTTCTTTATTTGCTGTAGGTAGTGGAACTACTGTAAGTTATGTTTCTTCTTATAACGGAAACGACGACGGGATCGAATTCTTTGGAGGTACAGTAGATGCCGACCACTTAGTTTCTATCAATAGTGGTGATGATGGAATTGATTTTGCTGACGGATGGCAAGGATCGGGAAGTTACTGGTATGCTTATAACTCAACAAAATCCGGTATCGAAGGATCTAACAACGGTTCATCCGGTGCAGCAACTCCAATGACAAATGGAACATTTACAAATATGACAATTTACAGAATGGGAGAGAAACCATGGTTCTTAAAAGAAGGATCCGGAGTTCAGGCTATCGATAATATAATCATCGGAGGTTTAGCCGATAATAAAGGTCACGCTTACTTTTTTGCACAAGCCGATGATGTTGATACGTTTGATCGTATTTCTGCCGGAGAAATTACAGTTACTAACGCAAACTTTGTAAATGTGGGTGCAGGTAATGATGTAAAAGCTGTTGAAGGAATTACAGTAGGAGAAAATGCTTCGGCAACTGGTGCAGGAGAATACACAGATGCAACAACTATGCAACCTACTTGGGCTGATGGTTGGGCAGCACCTTCAAATTAATTTAGTATATTTATATAATAGTTTAATTATTATTATTATTATCAATTAGGGGTAGGTCTTTGGCCTACCCTCTCTAATAATAAAAAAATGCAAAAAAAGTTATTAATATTTGTCTTATCCATTTCGTTTATAACAACAATTATTGCTCAGAACATCGAGATTAATAAGGAATATTTTTTATCAATAGGCGAAACTGAAAGTTTCGAATATGTAAATAGAAGCAAAGAAATTAAACATTGCGAATTATACTTAGAAACCTTTCTCGAAAGTAAGTATAAGGACGATGTTACTAAGATTTACGATAAGGCTTTTTATATTGAGGCATACGATGTTGCAACAACAAAATTTGAAGTAGACAGTTTACAACTTTACCTTCAAAAATTTCCAAACGGAAAATATCAACGAAAGGCAGAAATGGCTGTAGATATAATTAGTTGGCAAAAGGCAAAAGCCGAAAATACGCCAGAATCTATAAAAGCCTATTTAGAAAAATTTCCAAATGGTAGAGCTGCAAAAATAGCACAAAAAGAGCTTGAAAAGTTTTAGATTCATAACATTGTAATATCTTCGGTTTAAATTTTGTTGTTTAGATATTATCAATATTTTACTTAGCTAATATTAAAATGAATAAAAAGAAAATATTAATTGCCGACGATGAAAGGGATATTAGCGAAATTTTAAAGTTTAACTTGGTTTCGGAATATGATTTAACCATTGTTTACTCAGCCGAAGAAGCACTTGAGTTAGAATTAGAGCAATTCGATTTATTTATTCTCGATGTAATGATGGAAGAAATTTCAGGGTTTCAGTTAGCTGATATTATACGTCACGAAAAAAACTTAAATACTCCAATTATTTTTCTAACTGCAAAAAATACTGAGAATGATCTTTTAACAGGCTTTAGTATTGGTGGTGACGATTATATAAAAAAACCATTTTCTATAAACGAAGTAAAGGCAAGAGTTTATTCAGTTCTAAAACGTTCTAATAAAAAGCAGCTGCTTATTAATAAAGATGATGTATTTATTTATAAGGATTTAGAAGTTTCCGAGAAGTCAAAAGAAGTTAAAATCAATCAAGAAGTATTAAACCTCACAAAAAAAGAATTAGAAATTTTAAATCTTCTAATAAAAAATAAAGATGAAATTTTTTCGAGGGAAGATATTTTCAAACATGTTTGGGATAGTGAATCTTTTGTAGGTGATAGAACAATCGATGTTCATATTACCCGGTTGAGAAAAAAACTTGGCGACTACGGAAAGTGTATAGTAAACCGAGTAGGCTACGGCTACAAGTTTGAAACAAAATAGACATGGGGCAAAAGACTTACATACCTTATAAAACAAGAATAATTGTAACCTTTGTTTCGATGTTTTTTTTATTTGCCGGAACAGTAACAGTTTACCAATATCAAAGAGAAAAAGAAACAAAAATCTTATCTATAGAAAACACTCTTTGTCAATATTCTGATATAATATTTAATCACCTTAATAAAAACAACGACTATACTTACGTTGATAGTCTTGTAGAGTTATTTCCTGTTGAAAACTTACGAGTTACAGTAATTGATTTATCAGGAAAGGTATTGTTTGATAATGCAGTACGCGACGTAAAAGAATTAGATAATCACGGAAGTAGGCCGGAAATATTATCAGCCAAAAGTAATACCAAAGGTTATAATATTAGAAAATCTGCAACCACAGGAAAAGAATATTTTTACTTTGCCAAAAATTACGAAAACCTATTTGTGCGTTCGTCGTTAATTTATAATATCCCTGTGATTAATCAGCTAAAAGTAGATACACTTTTTATATTAATTACTGCAATAATTTTTATTGTATTCTTAATCATAGCCCTGTTTGTAGCCGATAAACTGGGTGATTCAATTTTAGTTTTAAAAAATTTTGCAATCAATGCAAAAAATAATAAAGAACAACAAAGTACCATTATCGATAAACTTCCAAACGATGAGCTAGGTGTAATCGCTCAAGAAATTATTACTCTTTATAGTGATATTAATAAGGCAAAAAATATATTATCTATAGAGCGTGAAAAGCTTAATAATCATTTTCAATACTCGAGTAAAGGAATTGCTATTTTCAATGAAAAGAGAGAAAATATTTTTGTTAATCCTTTATTTATACAATATATCAACATAATTTTAACCAAAAGCAACGTAGTATCTGAAGATATTTTTAAATCAAAAATTTTTAAAGGGGTAATAGGTTTTGTAGATAAAAAGTTGACAGATAATTCAAAGGGTAAAATTTATAACTATAATGAAAATATAGAAAGTAACGGAAAATATTTTGAGATAAATGCAAGTGTGTTTTTTGATAAAAGTTTCGAAATTTCTATTGCTGATATAACTAAAGATGAAAAAAGAAGAATTCTAAAACATGAAATTACCGGAAATATTGCTCATGAACTAAAAACGCCGGTTACTATAGTAAAAGGTTATTTAGAAACAATTACCGAAAATAAGGATCTGGAGAGCGAGCAATCTGATTACTTTTTGAGCAGATCTATTGAGCAAATCAATAGGCTTGTTGATATTATTAATGAAATTAGCATTATTTCTAAACTAGAAGAAGCCCCTAACCATTATGAAATAGAGGAATTAAATTTAAATGAAATTCTTAATAATATCAAAATCTATCTTGGTGTAAAGCTAGATAAGAAAAATATTATTTTACATATAAATTTATTTGAAGGGGTAATTATTACAGGAAATAAAACCCTTATACATTCTATTTTTCAAAATTTAATAGACAATTCTATAAAATACGCAGGCGAAAATACTACTATCGAAATTAATACTTATTTAGAAGACGATACTCACTATTATTTCTCATATAGAGATAATGGTCCAGGAATACCAGAAGAACACATCCAAAGGATTTTTGAACGATTTTACAGGGTAAGCAAAGGAAGGTCAAGAAGTACAGGAGGATCCGGTTTGGGACTTTCTATTGTAAAAAATGCAGTACAATTTCACAAAGGCGTAATAAATGCCAAAATCCATAAAAATGGAGGATTAGAGTTTGTTTTTTCTCTTGGAAAGAAGAGCGATAGAGTGAATAAATTATAATACATTAAAAAATTAGTACAGTTCTTTATAAGAGAAAAAGTCAGAAAAAGAAAACACCCAAACCATTAAATTTTAACAGTTTGAGTGTTTAGATTTCTGAAGGAAGACAAAAGGGGCAGAGTTTAGCTTTTTAGCTATCTAAATTGCACTGGATAGGCCGAATTTAGCTCTTTAGCTTCCTAAATGACAACAGGATAGTCAGAATTCAGCTTTTTAGCTTTCTAAAAGACGACAGGATAGTCAGAATTGGCTTTTTAGCTTTCTAAAAGACGACAGGATAATCAGAATTGACTTTTTAGCTTTCTAAATTGTAAGAATATATTAGGAAAATAACTTTTAAGAAGTTGTAAGTAAAGGGATGCAAGTCCTGGGTCGGATTTAGTCTTAGCAACCTTTAAAGTAAAAGCCTGTCACGCTTTTTTATAGTGTGATGCCAGCGAGCTAAAATACTTTGATTTTAATAGTGCATTCAGAAATTCATTTATATGTTAATTCTGGTTATTTCTTTTTTTTATGCTTCAGCACCTCTGCATCTATATGAAAAATGATATCTTCTGCTATATTTTTTATATGGTCACCAGTACGTTCTATTTTTTTTGTGGTAGCAAATAATAAGAGAA
This window harbors:
- a CDS encoding response regulator transcription factor; this encodes MNKKKILIADDERDISEILKFNLVSEYDLTIVYSAEEALELELEQFDLFILDVMMEEISGFQLADIIRHEKNLNTPIIFLTAKNTENDLLTGFSIGGDDYIKKPFSINEVKARVYSVLKRSNKKQLLINKDDVFIYKDLEVSEKSKEVKINQEVLNLTKKELEILNLLIKNKDEIFSREDIFKHVWDSESFVGDRTIDVHITRLRKKLGDYGKCIVNRVGYGYKFETK
- a CDS encoding ATP-binding protein, with the protein product MGQKTYIPYKTRIIVTFVSMFFLFAGTVTVYQYQREKETKILSIENTLCQYSDIIFNHLNKNNDYTYVDSLVELFPVENLRVTVIDLSGKVLFDNAVRDVKELDNHGSRPEILSAKSNTKGYNIRKSATTGKEYFYFAKNYENLFVRSSLIYNIPVINQLKVDTLFILITAIIFIVFLIIALFVADKLGDSILVLKNFAINAKNNKEQQSTIIDKLPNDELGVIAQEIITLYSDINKAKNILSIEREKLNNHFQYSSKGIAIFNEKRENIFVNPLFIQYINIILTKSNVVSEDIFKSKIFKGVIGFVDKKLTDNSKGKIYNYNENIESNGKYFEINASVFFDKSFEISIADITKDEKRRILKHEITGNIAHELKTPVTIVKGYLETITENKDLESEQSDYFLSRSIEQINRLVDIINEISIISKLEEAPNHYEIEELNLNEILNNIKIYLGVKLDKKNIILHINLFEGVIITGNKTLIHSIFQNLIDNSIKYAGENTTIEINTYLEDDTHYYFSYRDNGPGIPEEHIQRIFERFYRVSKGRSRSTGGSGLGLSIVKNAVQFHKGVINAKIHKNGGLEFVFSLGKKSDRVNKL